From one Culex quinquefasciatus strain JHB chromosome 3, VPISU_Cqui_1.0_pri_paternal, whole genome shotgun sequence genomic stretch:
- the LOC6047994 gene encoding hepatitis A virus cellular receptor 1: MKALLIVGFCVCLMAATTASPAPLLSTALTTLQTTTSSLQTTITNLLTQIQTALANNALTSAAASALTQLQSTLTGLQSTLTSIVSNGLTSLPTTLTSGLNTVAAGVQTALNTANTQLSAVIAAGSTVPSTLISQLSTATTALNTVAGSLSTQVNTLVSSLSGLLTTLLGTVVGLPGTLLG, from the exons ATGAAAGCCTTGTTGATCGTCGGATTCTGTGTCTGCCTGATGGCG GCCACCACAGCGTCTCCAGCTCCTCTGCTGTCCACTGCGCTAACGACCCTGCAAACCACCACCTCATCGCTGCAGACCACGATCACCAACCTGCTGACGCAGATCCAGACCGCCCTGGCCAACAACGCCCTGACCAGCGCCGCCGCTTCGGCTCTGACCCAGCTCCAGTCAACGCTCACCGGTCTTCAGTCCACTTTGACCAGCATCGTCTCGAACGGCCTTACCAGTCTTCCCACGACCCTCACCAGCGGGTTGAACACCGTCGCCGCCGGAGTGCAGACCGCCCTGAACACCGCCAACACCCAGCTTAGCGCGGTCATCGCCGCCGGAAGCACCGTCCCGAGCACGCTGATCAGCCAACTGTCCACGGCCACCACGGCGCTGAACACCGTCGCAGGGTCGCTTTCGACCCAGGTGAACACGCTGGTGAGCTCGTTGAGCGGACTGTTGACCACGCTGCTCGGAACGGTCGTCGGACTTCCGGGAACGCTGTTGGGTTGA
- the LOC6047992 gene encoding uncharacterized protein LOC6047992: MSRRKASEPDTSFEDDDDDGVEDDQIDDEHTEPIIKIEILDRIPSPEDCDDLEEDEPSPPSSSHQKVKYLKKVAKAAVNTTCEDRVRQYPKGTLHVDAVSGELVCTRCNVVMDHTRKGSIDKHLKAQMHLKNLRGKEEGSSKAASGKVRKPEREEGEVVESTPGKVSLYVSCETRVRQYPEGTLHVDPDSGDLMCSTCNVIMDHTRKGSIDKHLQAKSHVNHSAKPAAKRDNSVLRVNTFQKYHAKKRKVDQDAPPEDADQPSVERYPPKTTASNAISKSAIKVTPAERVAQYPSGMLHVEDDATLFCSICNVSLDHTRKGSIDKHLRTQLHTEKHERQERLREARERRQSAAVFDAFPRTTEARDGRNMALFRLVEAFTAAEIPLHKLDHPKLRDYLMENVSNLGALPSSARLRVGYLPKVRETLRREKEQKMAALDETIDSVRIDSLSYLIHGGEEQ, translated from the coding sequence ATGAGCCGCCGCAAGGCATCCGAACCGGACACAAGCTTCgaagacgacgatgacgacggcgTTGAGGATGACCAGATTGACGATGAACACACCGAACCGATCATCAAGATCGAAATCCTCGACCGGATCCCATCGCCTGAGGACTGCGACGACCTGGAAGAGGATGAACCTTCTCCACCTTCCTCCTCCCACCAAAAGGTCAAGTACCTGAAGAAGGTCGCCAAAGCGGCCGTCAACACGACCTGCGAGGACCGGGTGCGCCAATATCCGAAGGGGACACTCCACGTCGATGCGGTGTCAGGGGAGTTGGTTTGTACGCGGTGCAACGTCGTGATGGACCACACTCGGAAGGGATCCATCGATAAGCACTTGAAGGCGCAGATGCACCTGAAGAATCTGCGGGGGAAGGAGGAAGGATCGTCGAAGGCTGCTTCGGGGAAGGTTAGGAAGCCGGAGCGGGAAGAGGGTGAGGTGGTGGAGAGTACTCCGGGGAAGGTTTCGCTGTACGTGTCGTGTGAGACGCGCGTTCGGCAGTATCCGGAAGGGACGCTACACGTCGATCCGGACAGCGGGGATTTGATGTGTTCCACGTGCAACGTGATAATGGACCATACGCGGAAGGGTTCCATCGATAAGCATCTGCAAGCAAAGTCACACGTCAATCACAGTGCGAAACCTGCAGCCAAGCGGGACAATTCCGTGCTGCGGGTCAACACGTTCCAGAAGTACCACGCCAAGAAGCGAAAAGTGGACCAGGACGCACCTCCGGAAGACGCCGATCAACCCTCCGTCGAACGCTACCCGCCCAAAACCACCGCCTCCAACGCCATCTCCAAGTCCGCCATCAAGGTGACCCCGGCGGAACGCGTCGCCCAGTACCCATCCGGAATGCTGCACGTCGAAGACGACGCCACCCTCTTCTGCTCGATCTGCAACGTCAGTCTGGACCACACCCGCAAGGGCTCCATCGACAAACATCTGCGAACGCAACTCCACACCGAAAAGCACGAACGCCAGGAACGGCTCCGGGAAGCGCGCGAACGGCGCCAGTCGGCCGCAGTCTTCGACGCGTTCCCCCGCACCACCGAAGCCCGGGACGGTCGCAACATGGCCCTGTTCCGGCTGGTAGAGGCGTTCACCGCAGCGGAAATCCCCCTCCACAAGCTCGATCACCCCAAACTTCGAGACTACCTCATGGAGAACGTGTCCAACCTGGGGGCGTTGCCGAGTTCCGCCCGGCTGCGGGTCGGTTATCTGCCCAAGGTGCGGGAAACGTTGCGGCGCGAAAAGGAGCAGAAAATGGCGGCCCTCGACGAGACGATCGACTCGGTGCGGATCGACAGTCTGTCGTACCTGATTCATGGCGGGGAGGAGCAGTGA
- the LOC6047993 gene encoding actin-related protein 2/3 complex subunit 4, producing the protein MAATLKPYLTAVRHTLTAAMCLTNFSSQVVERHNKPEVEVRSSKELLLTPVVISRNEKERVLIETSVNSVRISIAVKQADEIEKILCHKFTRFMMMRAENFIILRRKPIEGYDISFLITNFHTEQMYKHKLVDFVIHFMEEIDKEISEMKLAVNARARICSEEFLKRF; encoded by the coding sequence ATGGCCGCGACGCTCAAGCCCTACCTGACGGCCGTCCGGCACACCCTGACCGCGGCGATGTGTTTGACCAACTTTTCGTCGCAGGTCGTCGAACGGCACAACAAGCCGGAGGTCGAGGTGCGGTCCAGCAAGGAGCTGCTGCTGACGCCGGTGGTCATTTCGCGCAACGAGAAGGAACGCGTCCTGATCGAAACGTCGGTCAACTCGGTCCGGATCAGCATCGCCGTCAAGCAGGCCGACGAGATCGAGAAGATCCTGTGCCACAAGTTCACCCGGTTCATGATGATGCGGGCGGAGAACTTTATCATCCTGCGGCGGAAACCGATCGAGGGCTACGACATTAGCTTCCTGATTACGAACTTTCACACGGAGCAGATGTACAAGCACAAGCTGGTCGATTTTGTAATTCACTTTATGGAGGAGATTGATAAGGAAATCAGCGAAATGAAGCTGGCGGTCAACGCGCGCGCCCGTATCTGTTCGGAGGAGTTTCTGAAGCGGTTCTAA
- the LOC119769662 gene encoding hepatitis A virus cellular receptor 1-like, whose product MKAMLIVGFCVCLMAATTASPAPLLSTALTTLQTTTSSLQTTITNLLTQIQTALANNALTSAAASALTQLQSTLTGLQSTLTSIVSNGLTSLPTTLTSGLNTVAAGVQTALTTANTQLSAVIAAGSTVPSTLISQLSTATTALNTVAGSLSTQVNTLVSSLSGLLTTLLGTVVGLPGTLLG is encoded by the exons ATGAAAGCCATGTTGATTGTCGGATTCTGTGTCTGCCTGATGGCG GCCACCACAGCGTCTCCAGCTCCTCTGCTGTCCACTGCGCTAACGACCCTGCAAACCACCACCTCATCGCTGCAGACCACGATCACCAACCTGCTGACGCAGATCCAGACCGCCCTGGCGAACAACGCCCTGACCAGCGCCGCCGCTTCGGCTCTGACCCAGCTCCAGTCAACGCTCACCGGTCTTCAGTCCACTTTGACCAGCATCGTCTCGAACGGCCTTACCAGTCTTCCCACGACCCTCACCAGCGGCTTGAACACCGTCGCCGCCGGAGTGCAGACCGCCCTGACCACCGCCAACACCCAGCTTAGCGCGGTCATCGCCGCCGGAAGCACCGTCCCGAGCACGCTGATCAGCCAACTGTCCACGGCCACCACGGCACTGAACACCGTCGCCGGGTCTCTGTCGACCCAGGTGAACACGCTGGTGAGCTCGTTGAGTGGACTGTTGACCACGCTGCTCGGAACGGTCGTCGGACTTCCGGGAACGCTGTTGGGTTGA